From a single Rhodococcus qingshengii JCM 15477 genomic region:
- a CDS encoding helix-turn-helix domain-containing protein, with amino-acid sequence MTFETMDVGSELKRWRERRRLTQLGLSAAAGVSTRHLSFIETGRSKPSRDMILHLSECLDVPLRQQNTLLLASGHAPEYSQKSLAEAPMSAVSEAIDRIIDAHDPYPAVVVDQQWEMVAGNQAVGILTAGAADFLLEPPVNVLRLSLHPEGMAPRIVNLAQWRAHLLTRLAREVEVSADAQLSSMLDELRAYPSGGDWHDDRPNSLLVPLRVRVGDTELAMFSTTTVFGTPRDVTLAEIAIESFYPSDTQTADYFRSAAEVTGTSCRT; translated from the coding sequence ATGACCTTCGAGACGATGGACGTGGGCTCCGAACTCAAGCGGTGGCGGGAGCGGCGAAGGCTCACTCAGTTGGGACTCTCGGCGGCGGCAGGAGTGTCGACCAGGCATCTGAGCTTCATCGAAACCGGCCGCTCCAAGCCGAGCCGGGACATGATTCTTCACCTGTCCGAATGTCTGGATGTTCCTCTACGACAACAGAACACGCTTCTGCTGGCAAGTGGCCACGCGCCGGAGTACTCGCAGAAGTCGTTGGCAGAAGCGCCGATGTCAGCGGTGAGTGAGGCCATCGATCGCATCATCGACGCGCATGACCCGTATCCGGCCGTGGTGGTCGATCAGCAGTGGGAGATGGTCGCCGGGAACCAGGCCGTGGGAATTTTGACCGCGGGCGCCGCTGATTTCCTCCTGGAACCACCGGTGAACGTATTGCGTCTGAGCTTGCATCCCGAGGGCATGGCGCCGCGGATCGTGAACCTCGCGCAGTGGCGGGCCCACCTGCTCACAAGGCTGGCTCGGGAAGTGGAGGTCAGTGCGGATGCGCAGCTGTCGTCGATGCTCGACGAGCTGCGCGCCTATCCCAGCGGCGGAGACTGGCACGACGACCGCCCGAATTCCCTGCTGGTTCCGTTGCGTGTACGCGTCGGCGATACCGAACTGGCGATGTTCAGCACCACCACCGTGTTCGGTACGCCGCGCGACGTCACGCTCGCAGAGATTGCGATCGAATCGTTCTACCCGTCGGACACGCAGACGGCCGACTACTTTCGATCGGCCGCCGAGGTCACAGGGACTTCTTGCCGAACTTGA
- a CDS encoding polyprenol monophosphomannose synthase → MESVAPQITVVVPTYNERENLPKLVDRLAALKIPNLHVLVVDDNSPDGTGEVADKLGIDGPIPVGVLHRTVKDGLGRAYVAGMSRALAENADIVIQMDADLSHPSEAIPAMIEILTTTDAAVVLGSRYVEGGAVAGDWPWHRKALSAWANFYVNAILRLHVKDATAGFKAWHAKTLRDIDVESVQSNGYAFQVEMNYRVVQRGMKIAETPIRFEERTEGVSKMSLSVQLESALVPWKLKFGKKSL, encoded by the coding sequence ATGGAAAGCGTCGCCCCGCAGATAACCGTCGTTGTACCTACATACAACGAGCGTGAGAACCTGCCAAAGCTCGTCGATCGCCTCGCCGCGTTGAAGATCCCGAACCTGCACGTCCTCGTGGTGGATGACAACTCCCCCGACGGAACGGGTGAGGTTGCGGACAAGTTGGGTATCGACGGTCCCATCCCGGTCGGAGTGCTTCACCGCACGGTCAAGGACGGACTCGGCCGTGCTTACGTCGCGGGCATGAGCCGGGCTCTGGCGGAGAACGCAGACATCGTCATTCAGATGGACGCTGATCTCTCGCACCCGTCCGAAGCGATCCCCGCCATGATCGAGATCCTCACCACTACCGATGCGGCAGTCGTTCTCGGCTCCCGCTATGTCGAAGGCGGCGCAGTCGCCGGCGACTGGCCGTGGCACCGCAAGGCTTTGTCCGCCTGGGCGAACTTCTACGTCAACGCCATTCTGCGACTGCACGTCAAGGATGCGACCGCCGGCTTCAAGGCGTGGCATGCAAAGACCTTGCGCGACATCGACGTCGAATCGGTGCAGAGCAACGGCTACGCGTTCCAGGTCGAGATGAACTACCGAGTTGTTCAGCGCGGCATGAAGATCGCCGAAACGCCCATCCGCTTCGAGGAGCGCACCGAAGGCGTCTCCAAGATGAGTCTCTCGGTTCAGTTGGAGTCTGCTCTGGTGCCGTGGAAGCTCAAGTTCGGCAAGAAGTCCCTGTGA
- a CDS encoding TPM domain-containing protein, which translates to MALAPHFSQLSSVEQSRTITRPVRRRGSAAAVAAIFALLALVFSPALASADAPMVLPNHITDTSGVLDSGQRSDIQAAIDQLGEDHQIDLWVAFVPDFNNLGGQAWAQQTATKSTLSTKSVLLAVATAERAYYLDVPAELSNITDSDIESINTDAVEPALAEDDWTGAAIAAAGALGDANNTSGGMGVGTLLIAGGAVVVGTGGVVLYSRKRKNDKNKASVEAAKNISPDDIASLNALPLPTLDERAKEILVETDNAIAGSQEELDLARSEFGDSAVAPFSAAFDKAKATLAEAFAIRQRLDDAIPETPDQRRQMLIDIISSCGRADQELEARVEEFDGLRDLLINAPARLDALTQSVVSLSVRLPESEAILTKLKDQFPAPTLASVVNNVTMASERLTLAEKSIEEGRDATALPAGKQGAAVTAIRTAEAALDQARKLLDGVDHAADDIRNAIATLPSAMDDVQQGITAADAYLAQGGQKLADAKAAAQAALANAQTSKDSDPLTAFNQIVAADAQLDALLADAQEQKQQLERAQQRLAQDILAAQAQVTAAGDFLGTRRGAIGAEARTRYAEAQRHLQAAQQLQASDPSKALQHAQAATTLATHSLRAAQNDVNTWEANQRPRGGGGDATGAILGGILINSILRGGGGPRSYGGPSSSGRSGRGGGGGGFGGGGGGRTSRGGGGRF; encoded by the coding sequence ATGGCCCTCGCACCACACTTCTCGCAGTTGTCCTCGGTAGAGCAGAGTCGGACAATCACCCGACCCGTTCGGCGTCGGGGAAGCGCCGCCGCCGTCGCTGCGATTTTCGCTCTGCTGGCGCTCGTCTTCAGTCCTGCGCTCGCCTCGGCAGACGCCCCGATGGTGTTGCCGAATCACATCACCGACACCTCCGGGGTCCTCGATTCCGGGCAACGCAGCGACATACAAGCCGCGATCGATCAACTCGGCGAGGACCACCAGATCGATCTGTGGGTCGCGTTCGTCCCCGATTTCAACAACCTGGGTGGCCAGGCGTGGGCACAGCAGACAGCCACGAAGTCGACGCTGAGCACGAAGTCCGTCCTGCTTGCAGTTGCCACGGCAGAGCGTGCTTACTACCTCGATGTGCCCGCTGAGCTGAGCAACATCACGGATTCCGACATCGAATCGATCAATACCGACGCGGTGGAACCGGCTCTTGCCGAGGATGATTGGACCGGCGCGGCAATTGCCGCAGCCGGCGCACTCGGCGACGCGAACAACACGAGCGGCGGAATGGGAGTCGGAACACTCCTCATCGCGGGCGGCGCTGTGGTGGTCGGGACGGGCGGTGTGGTCCTGTACTCACGTAAGCGCAAGAACGACAAGAACAAGGCAAGCGTCGAAGCCGCGAAGAACATCTCCCCCGACGACATCGCCAGCCTCAACGCACTCCCGCTGCCGACGCTCGACGAACGCGCGAAGGAGATCCTCGTCGAGACGGACAACGCGATCGCCGGCAGCCAGGAGGAGCTCGATCTGGCCCGCAGCGAGTTCGGAGATTCCGCCGTCGCACCCTTCTCGGCAGCATTCGACAAGGCCAAGGCCACCCTCGCCGAAGCCTTCGCGATCAGGCAGCGACTCGACGACGCCATCCCGGAAACTCCCGATCAACGCCGACAGATGCTGATCGACATCATTTCCTCGTGCGGTCGAGCCGACCAAGAACTCGAAGCTCGCGTCGAGGAATTCGACGGACTACGCGACCTTCTCATCAACGCCCCCGCCCGCCTCGATGCGTTGACGCAGAGTGTTGTTTCTCTCAGCGTGCGCTTGCCCGAATCCGAGGCGATTCTGACCAAATTGAAGGATCAATTCCCCGCGCCGACGCTGGCATCGGTCGTGAACAACGTCACGATGGCGAGTGAGCGCCTGACGCTCGCCGAGAAGTCGATCGAGGAAGGACGAGACGCGACGGCACTGCCGGCCGGTAAGCAAGGCGCTGCCGTCACTGCGATTCGCACGGCCGAAGCCGCCCTCGATCAGGCACGCAAGCTACTCGACGGCGTCGATCACGCCGCCGACGACATCCGAAACGCCATCGCGACACTTCCGTCCGCGATGGACGACGTCCAGCAGGGCATCACCGCTGCAGACGCTTACCTGGCGCAGGGCGGGCAGAAGTTGGCGGACGCGAAGGCCGCGGCCCAGGCAGCGTTGGCGAATGCTCAGACGTCGAAGGACAGCGATCCGCTGACAGCCTTCAACCAGATCGTCGCGGCCGACGCCCAACTCGACGCGCTTCTTGCCGACGCTCAGGAGCAGAAGCAGCAGCTCGAACGTGCACAGCAGCGCCTCGCCCAGGACATTCTGGCCGCACAGGCTCAGGTGACCGCTGCAGGCGACTTCCTCGGAACCAGGCGCGGCGCGATCGGAGCGGAGGCGCGCACTCGCTACGCCGAGGCTCAGCGGCACCTGCAGGCGGCCCAGCAATTGCAGGCCTCGGATCCGTCGAAGGCGCTGCAACACGCCCAGGCCGCGACCACCTTGGCGACGCACTCACTTCGCGCCGCGCAGAACGACGTCAACACCTGGGAAGCAAACCAACGACCCCGTGGCGGCGGTGGCGATGCGACAGGAGCGATCCTCGGCGGCATCCTGATCAACAGCATTCTGCGAGGTGGCGGAGGGCCCCGTTCGTACGGCGGACCGAGCAGCAGCGGACGCTCCGGTCGCGGTGGCGGCGGCGGTGGTTTCGGCGGCGGGGGCGGCGGCCGAACCAGTCGAGGCGGCGGCGGCCGGTTCTGA
- a CDS encoding nuclear transport factor 2 family protein has translation MSDFDAIADAYIDMWNETNTTARKARVEQLFAPGGRYTDPLADVTGHDQIDAMINAVQQQFPGMHFTLVGPVDAHHRQARFGWALGPSGAESLIDGFDVLERDDDGRVTLVLGFLDKVPSA, from the coding sequence ATGAGCGACTTCGACGCAATCGCCGACGCCTACATCGACATGTGGAACGAAACCAATACCACCGCCCGTAAAGCACGGGTCGAGCAATTGTTCGCACCCGGCGGTCGCTACACCGATCCGCTCGCGGACGTCACCGGACACGATCAGATCGACGCGATGATCAACGCTGTGCAGCAACAATTTCCGGGCATGCACTTCACCCTCGTCGGACCTGTGGACGCGCATCACCGACAGGCCCGATTCGGTTGGGCTCTCGGCCCGTCGGGGGCCGAGTCACTGATCGACGGATTCGACGTACTCGAACGCGACGACGACGGCCGGGTGACGCTTGTCCTCGGGTTTCTCGACAAGGTGCCTTCGGCCTGA